A genomic stretch from Streptomyces venezuelae ATCC 10712 includes:
- a CDS encoding MaoC family dehydratase, producing the protein MAEPRIFTSAEELRAGVGEQLGHSDWVEIDQKRIDLFAEATGDHQWIHVDPERAASGPFRTTIAHGYLTLSLLPLFVPQVLRVEGMKMGLNYGTEKVRFPAPVPVGSRLRATAVLTKVEEAGGGVQVTAAVTVEREGSEKPVCVAESVSRYYF; encoded by the coding sequence ATGGCCGAGCCGAGGATCTTCACCTCCGCCGAGGAGCTGCGCGCGGGGGTCGGCGAGCAGCTGGGACACAGCGACTGGGTGGAGATCGACCAGAAGCGGATCGACCTCTTCGCGGAGGCGACCGGGGACCACCAGTGGATCCACGTGGACCCGGAGCGGGCCGCGTCCGGCCCGTTCCGCACGACCATCGCGCACGGCTATCTGACCCTGTCGCTGCTCCCGCTGTTCGTTCCGCAGGTGCTGCGGGTCGAGGGCATGAAGATGGGCCTCAACTACGGCACCGAGAAGGTGCGCTTCCCGGCCCCCGTCCCGGTCGGTTCGCGGCTGCGCGCCACCGCCGTCCTGACGAAGGTCGAGGAGGCCGGCGGCGGCGTGCAGGTGACGGCGGCCGTGACGGTCGAGCGCGAGGGCTCCGAGAAGCCCGTCTGCGTCGCCGAGTCGGTCTCCCGCTACTACTTCTGA
- a CDS encoding erythromycin esterase family protein, with translation MILSRTSSRRRLPLVGLLVAACLGTLAPAAGAAGTAGAPAAPDPARALARTAQPLTDLEPLDRMIGSAKVVGVGEATHSSAEFFTTKHRIFEHLVERRGFTTFALEASWSTGLLVDEWVRTGRGDIRAIMRDEFQESYRLWNTEEYLDLFRWMRAYNQRHPGHQVRFMGNDLGYAGANLFDDVTGYVARAHPALLPRFQELYRASRPVGGVEAWMKGYMAKPRPERQRMASEVNTALALLERQRPGKDARAREAASWAVQHARAIAQVGTEYAHDLDTGAGVAEAMLYRDRIMAENTVWWQRKTGDRILLSAHNGHIGYETTKPDHYPRLQGAFLRDALGPEYVSVGTSFGRGSFNAHDTGAPGEPLRVFTVGPLGPDSNAHTLDRVSSAPFYLDLRRTTPAARDWLGTHRTTRGIGTAYPWPGAEAPVRLSTAYDLLIHFPRISAARLR, from the coding sequence ATGATCCTTTCCCGCACCTCGTCACGACGCCGGCTGCCCCTCGTCGGCCTGCTGGTCGCCGCCTGCCTCGGCACCCTGGCTCCCGCCGCCGGGGCGGCCGGGACCGCCGGGGCCCCGGCCGCGCCCGACCCGGCCCGCGCACTCGCCCGCACCGCCCAGCCCCTGACCGACCTGGAGCCGCTCGACCGGATGATCGGCTCGGCCAAGGTCGTCGGCGTCGGGGAGGCCACCCACAGTTCGGCGGAGTTCTTCACCACGAAGCACCGGATCTTCGAGCACCTCGTGGAGCGCCGGGGCTTCACCACGTTCGCCCTGGAGGCCAGCTGGTCCACCGGGCTGCTCGTCGACGAGTGGGTGCGGACGGGCCGCGGTGACATCCGGGCGATCATGCGGGACGAGTTCCAGGAGTCGTACCGCCTCTGGAACACGGAGGAGTACCTCGACCTCTTCCGCTGGATGCGGGCGTACAACCAGCGGCACCCCGGCCACCAGGTCCGCTTCATGGGCAACGACCTGGGCTACGCGGGCGCCAACCTCTTCGACGACGTGACCGGGTACGTGGCCCGCGCCCACCCCGCGCTCCTCCCCCGCTTCCAGGAGCTGTACCGGGCCTCGCGTCCGGTGGGCGGGGTCGAGGCGTGGATGAAGGGCTACATGGCCAAGCCGCGCCCCGAACGGCAGCGGATGGCCTCCGAGGTGAACACCGCCCTCGCCCTCCTGGAGCGCCAGCGGCCCGGGAAGGACGCACGCGCGCGTGAGGCGGCTTCGTGGGCGGTCCAGCACGCGCGGGCCATCGCCCAGGTCGGCACCGAGTACGCCCACGATCTGGACACCGGGGCGGGCGTCGCCGAGGCGATGCTCTACCGCGACCGGATCATGGCCGAGAACACCGTGTGGTGGCAGCGGAAGACCGGCGACCGGATCCTGCTCTCCGCGCACAACGGGCACATCGGGTACGAGACGACGAAGCCGGACCACTACCCCCGGCTGCAGGGCGCCTTCCTCAGGGACGCCCTCGGTCCGGAGTACGTGAGCGTCGGCACCTCCTTCGGCCGGGGCTCCTTCAACGCGCACGACACCGGGGCCCCGGGCGAGCCGCTCCGGGTCTTCACCGTCGGACCGCTCGGCCCCGACAGCAACGCCCACACGCTGGACCGGGTCTCGTCCGCGCCGTTCTACCTGGACCTGCGGCGCACGACGCCGGCGGCGCGCGACTGGCTGGGCACGCACCGGACCACCCGGGGCATCGGGACCGCGTACCCGTGGCCGGGCGCGGAGGCGCCGGTGCGGCTCTCGACCGCGTACGACCTGCTGATCCACTTCCCCAGGATCTCGGCGGCCCGGCTGCGCTGA
- the soxR gene encoding redox-sensitive transcriptional activator SoxR, which translates to MPQIPEKIHELTVGQLAARSGAAVSALHFYEAKGLITSRRTTGNQRRYGRDTLRRVAFVRAAQRVGIPLATIREALAQLPEERTPTNEDWARLSATWRTELDERIKQLGRLRDHLTDCIGCGCLSLETCVLSNPDDVFGERMAGSRLLPIRRTGADQN; encoded by the coding sequence GTGCCGCAGATTCCAGAGAAGATCCACGAGCTCACCGTCGGCCAGCTCGCCGCCCGTAGCGGTGCCGCCGTCTCCGCCCTGCACTTCTACGAGGCCAAGGGGCTCATCACCAGCCGCCGCACCACCGGCAACCAGCGCCGCTACGGCCGCGACACCCTGCGCCGGGTCGCCTTCGTCCGGGCGGCGCAGCGGGTCGGCATCCCGCTGGCCACGATCCGTGAGGCACTGGCCCAGCTCCCGGAGGAGCGCACCCCCACGAACGAGGACTGGGCCCGGCTCTCCGCCACCTGGCGCACCGAACTCGACGAGCGGATCAAGCAGCTCGGCCGGCTCCGCGACCACCTGACGGACTGCATCGGCTGCGGCTGCCTCTCCCTGGAGACCTGCGTCCTGTCCAACCCCGACGACGTCTTCGGCGAGCGGATGGCCGGCTCCCGCCTGCTGCCGATCCGCCGCACCGGCGCCGACCAGAACTAG
- a CDS encoding ArsR/SmtB family transcription factor, whose protein sequence is MAASDLAALAALFADETRAAFLLALLDGRAWTAGELARHAGVAPSTASEHLGKLVTGRVLTEERQGRHRYVRLADPGIAHLVEDLAARSEPAVAAPPRSLAAATAGRAMARGRTCYDHLAGRLGITITEAMTTRGLLRQDTGFALTDRGLAWFDGLGIPLERRGRRPVARGCLDWTERRPHLAGLAGAALCRHALDAGWCVRIGSERAVKVTGAGENALHAALGIAPEALR, encoded by the coding sequence ATGGCTGCCAGTGACCTCGCCGCGCTCGCGGCGCTCTTCGCGGACGAGACCCGTGCCGCGTTCCTGCTCGCCCTGCTCGACGGCCGGGCCTGGACCGCCGGGGAACTCGCCCGGCACGCGGGCGTGGCGCCGTCCACCGCCAGCGAGCACCTCGGGAAGCTCGTCACCGGGCGGGTGCTCACGGAGGAGCGGCAGGGCCGCCACCGGTACGTGCGCCTCGCCGACCCCGGGATCGCCCACCTCGTCGAGGACCTCGCCGCCCGGTCCGAGCCGGCCGTGGCCGCGCCGCCCCGCTCCCTCGCGGCCGCGACCGCCGGACGGGCGATGGCCCGGGGACGGACCTGCTACGACCACCTCGCGGGGCGGCTCGGCATCACGATCACCGAGGCGATGACCACCCGTGGACTGCTGCGCCAGGACACCGGGTTCGCGCTCACCGACCGGGGACTCGCCTGGTTCGACGGGCTCGGCATCCCGCTGGAGCGCCGGGGGCGGCGGCCCGTCGCACGCGGCTGCCTCGACTGGACCGAGCGCCGGCCGCACCTCGCCGGCCTCGCGGGCGCCGCGCTCTGCCGGCACGCGCTGGACGCCGGGTGGTGCGTACGGATCGGGTCCGAGCGTGCCGTGAAGGTGACCGGGGCGGGTGAGAACGCGCTCCACGCCGCCCTGGGCATCGCCCCGGAGGCGCTGCGCTGA
- a CDS encoding acyl-CoA dehydrogenase family protein yields the protein MNLELSEEQEAVRRLAEDFVAREVTPHAVAWDRAEEVDRAIVKKLGAVGFLGLTIPEEYGGSGGDHLAYCLVTEELGRGDSSVRGIVSVSLGLVAKTVAAWGSEEQKREWLPRLASGEALGCFGLTEPGTGSDAGNLATRAVRDGGSGDYVINGSKMFITNGTWADVVLLFARTNDTPGHRGVSAFLVPADTPGLTRRAVHGKLGLRGQATAELVLEDVRVPAAALLGPEGKGFTVAMSALAKGRMSVAAGCVGIAQAALDAAVRYAGEREQFGKPIASYQLVQELISDIAVDVDAARLLTWRVADLIDRGQDFATAASKAKLYASEAAVRAANNALQVFGGYGYIDEYPVGKLLRDARVMTLYEGTSQIQKLIIGRALTGVSAF from the coding sequence ATGAATCTGGAACTCAGCGAGGAGCAGGAAGCCGTACGGCGGCTCGCCGAGGACTTCGTCGCACGCGAGGTCACCCCGCACGCCGTCGCCTGGGACCGCGCCGAGGAGGTGGACCGGGCGATCGTGAAGAAGCTCGGCGCCGTCGGCTTCCTCGGGCTCACGATCCCGGAGGAGTACGGCGGCTCCGGCGGCGACCACCTCGCGTACTGCCTCGTCACCGAGGAGCTCGGACGCGGTGACTCCTCCGTGCGCGGCATCGTCTCCGTCTCGCTCGGGCTCGTCGCCAAGACCGTCGCCGCCTGGGGGAGCGAGGAGCAGAAGCGGGAGTGGCTGCCGCGGCTCGCCTCCGGCGAGGCGCTCGGCTGCTTCGGCCTCACCGAGCCCGGCACCGGCTCCGACGCGGGCAACCTCGCCACCCGGGCCGTACGGGACGGCGGCTCCGGCGACTACGTGATCAACGGCAGCAAGATGTTCATCACCAACGGCACCTGGGCCGACGTCGTCCTGCTCTTCGCCCGCACCAACGACACCCCCGGCCACAGGGGCGTCTCCGCCTTCCTCGTCCCCGCCGACACCCCCGGCCTCACCCGCCGGGCCGTCCACGGCAAGCTCGGTCTGCGCGGCCAGGCCACCGCCGAACTGGTCCTTGAGGACGTCCGCGTCCCGGCCGCCGCCCTGCTCGGCCCCGAGGGCAAGGGCTTCACCGTCGCCATGTCCGCCCTCGCCAAGGGCCGCATGTCGGTCGCGGCCGGCTGCGTCGGCATCGCCCAGGCCGCCCTCGACGCGGCCGTGCGGTACGCCGGGGAGCGCGAGCAGTTCGGCAAGCCCATCGCCTCGTACCAGCTGGTGCAGGAGCTCATCAGCGACATCGCCGTCGACGTGGACGCCGCCCGGCTGCTCACCTGGCGGGTCGCCGATCTGATCGACCGCGGCCAGGACTTCGCCACCGCCGCCTCCAAGGCCAAGCTGTACGCCTCCGAGGCCGCCGTCCGTGCCGCCAACAACGCCCTGCAGGTCTTCGGCGGCTACGGCTACATCGACGAGTACCCGGTCGGCAAACTGCTGCGCGACGCCCGCGTGATGACCCTGTACGAGGGCACCAGCCAGATCCAGAAGCTCATCATCGGCCGCGCGCTGACCGGCGTCTCGGCCTTCTGA
- a CDS encoding 3-keto-5-aminohexanoate cleavage protein, whose translation MTPPGAVPPGTLQVCLNGGRGPGDSAAVPMSPESLAESAAGAVAAGATEVRLHPRTPCGRTSLSPRVLGPVLVAVRAAVGGRPRVTAAAAAEPDPTRRTERVRSWQVLPDLVSVDWHEPGAEEVAAALLERGIGVEAALWARTDGPERFARSPLAPRVARVLAKVPRAVSGTVPEAEAAARSLLGGLAAGPGVPVLLHGEDGGAWPVLRLARRLGLGSRTGLEDTLLLPDGTPARSNAELVSAALARPAGPGARSARRALDAP comes from the coding sequence GTGACGCCGCCGGGGGCCGTCCCGCCCGGGACGCTCCAGGTCTGTCTCAACGGGGGACGGGGGCCCGGGGATTCGGCGGCGGTGCCGATGTCGCCCGAGTCGCTCGCGGAATCCGCCGCGGGGGCGGTGGCGGCCGGCGCGACGGAGGTGCGCCTGCATCCCCGTACGCCGTGCGGAAGGACGTCGCTCTCCCCGCGGGTGCTCGGGCCGGTGCTGGTCGCGGTGCGGGCGGCGGTCGGCGGGCGGCCGCGGGTCACGGCGGCGGCTGCGGCCGAACCCGATCCGACGCGCCGGACGGAGCGCGTCCGTTCCTGGCAGGTGCTGCCCGACCTGGTGTCGGTCGACTGGCACGAGCCGGGTGCGGAGGAGGTGGCGGCGGCGCTCCTGGAGCGCGGCATCGGCGTCGAGGCGGCGCTGTGGGCCCGTACGGACGGGCCGGAGCGCTTCGCCCGCTCGCCGCTCGCCCCGCGGGTCGCGCGGGTCCTCGCGAAGGTGCCGCGGGCGGTGTCGGGGACGGTACCGGAGGCCGAGGCGGCCGCCCGGTCGCTGCTCGGCGGGCTCGCGGCCGGGCCCGGGGTCCCCGTCCTGCTGCACGGGGAGGACGGCGGCGCCTGGCCGGTGCTGCGGCTCGCCCGCCGTCTCGGCCTCGGCTCCCGGACCGGTCTGGAGGACACCCTGCTGCTCCCGGACGGCACCCCGGCCCGTTCGAACGCCGAGCTGGTGAGCGCCGCCCTGGCGCGACCGGCGGGCCCCGGGGCCCGATCCGCGAGACGGGCCCTGGACGCCCCCTAG
- a CDS encoding SDR family oxidoreductase, which produces MSEGANQVQGAGVVVTGAGGGIGAALARRFAAEGARVVVNDLDPVRTKAVAEEIGALAVPGDASAVVEEAREALGGTVDIWCANAGLSSPGDAFADEDVWAAAWDVNVMAHVRAARALLPDWLERGSGRFVSTVSAAGLLTMIGAAPYSVSKHGAYAFAEWLSLTYRHRGLAVHAICPQGVRTDMLTAAGTAGELVLAPTAIEPEDVADALLDAIAAERFLVLPHPEVAGYYRNRATDPERWLGTMNHVQRAWETGGR; this is translated from the coding sequence ATGAGCGAGGGCGCGAACCAGGTCCAGGGCGCCGGAGTCGTCGTCACGGGAGCCGGCGGCGGCATCGGCGCCGCCCTCGCCCGGCGGTTCGCCGCCGAGGGCGCCCGGGTCGTCGTCAACGACCTCGACCCGGTCCGCACCAAGGCCGTCGCCGAGGAGATCGGCGCCCTCGCCGTCCCCGGTGACGCCTCCGCCGTCGTCGAGGAGGCCCGCGAGGCCCTCGGCGGCACCGTCGACATCTGGTGCGCCAACGCCGGACTCTCCTCGCCGGGCGACGCCTTCGCCGACGAGGACGTCTGGGCCGCCGCCTGGGACGTCAACGTGATGGCCCACGTCCGCGCGGCCCGCGCCCTCCTGCCGGACTGGCTGGAGCGCGGCAGCGGCCGGTTCGTCTCCACCGTCTCCGCCGCCGGACTGCTCACCATGATCGGCGCGGCGCCGTACAGCGTCTCCAAGCACGGTGCGTACGCCTTCGCCGAATGGCTCTCCCTCACCTACCGGCACCGCGGCCTCGCCGTCCACGCCATCTGCCCGCAGGGCGTCCGTACGGACATGCTGACCGCCGCGGGAACGGCCGGGGAGCTCGTCCTCGCCCCCACCGCCATCGAGCCCGAGGACGTCGCCGACGCCCTCCTCGACGCCATCGCCGCCGAGCGGTTCCTCGTCCTGCCGCACCCCGAAGTGGCCGGTTACTACCGCAACCGCGCCACCGACCCCGAGCGCTGGCTCGGCACCATGAACCACGTCCAGCGGGCCTGGGAGACGGGCGGTCGTTAA
- a CDS encoding TetR/AcrR family transcriptional regulator, translating to MSVAEETPGGEDMPWGEVTPEAARRLLVAAVEAFAERGYHATTTRDIAGRAGMSPAALYIHYKTKEELLHRISRIGHDKALEILRAAADGEGTAAERLADAVRSFVRWHAERHTTARVVQYELDALGPEHRAEIVELRRESDAVVRGIINEGVAAGEFDVPDVHGTTVAVLSLCIDVSRWFTTQGRRTPDEVGALYADLVLRMVGAQK from the coding sequence ATGAGCGTGGCGGAGGAGACGCCCGGGGGCGAGGACATGCCCTGGGGCGAGGTCACGCCCGAAGCGGCCCGGCGGCTGCTCGTGGCCGCCGTCGAGGCGTTCGCCGAGCGCGGCTACCACGCGACCACCACCCGCGACATCGCCGGCCGCGCCGGGATGAGCCCGGCCGCGCTCTACATCCACTACAAGACCAAGGAAGAGCTGCTCCACCGGATCAGCCGGATCGGTCACGACAAGGCGCTGGAGATCCTCCGCGCCGCGGCCGACGGCGAGGGCACCGCCGCCGAGCGGCTCGCCGACGCCGTCCGCTCCTTCGTCCGCTGGCACGCCGAGCGCCACACCACCGCCCGGGTCGTCCAGTACGAGCTCGACGCCCTCGGCCCCGAGCACCGCGCCGAGATCGTGGAACTGCGCCGCGAGTCCGACGCGGTGGTGCGCGGCATCATCAACGAGGGCGTGGCGGCGGGCGAGTTCGACGTGCCCGACGTGCACGGCACCACGGTCGCCGTGCTCTCGCTCTGCATCGACGTCTCGCGCTGGTTCACCACCCAGGGCCGCCGGACCCCCGACGAGGTCGGCGCGCTCTACGCCGACCTCGTCCTCAGGATGGTCGGCGCTCAGAAGTAG
- a CDS encoding alpha/beta fold hydrolase, with product MEPYREITFDKEGDGPAGQSAALAALARQGVTDLVVFAHGWNNSPSGATRLCSDFFEPFPGLLAPGVEAGYAGVIWPSMMFTGEPVSDYRALVTVLPEKEPVIDRLTELLATAPPDEAAFAEFGALLRDLTDVPSGGGPEGFSEAAEPVPEFLVADPVDVCAVFTEALEPAGPGPGVAAPGAVGPDDVGLGVVGPDGVGPGVVGPDGVGPGVVGPGGYGEEGFGEGLKRYWKGAREVLRQATYYVMKKRSGQVGEFGLGPLLGEVARAAPRLRVHLVGHSMGARLVACALKGLPPGARPVASVTLLQGAFSHYAFAAQLPHDTRRSGALRDMQQRVRGPVVACYSRHDTALGVMYPLASRLANDDAEAVPGARLLGLDDPRWGAIGHDGVQAVPGTVVRPLAALLREGVPASGFVSVDASDVVSGHSDIRRPELARVVVSAARAGR from the coding sequence GTGGAACCGTACCGGGAGATCACCTTCGACAAGGAGGGCGACGGGCCCGCGGGGCAGTCCGCGGCCCTCGCCGCACTGGCCCGGCAAGGGGTCACCGACCTGGTGGTGTTCGCGCACGGATGGAACAACTCCCCGTCCGGCGCCACCCGGCTCTGCTCCGACTTCTTCGAGCCCTTCCCCGGCCTGCTCGCCCCCGGCGTCGAGGCCGGGTACGCGGGCGTGATCTGGCCCTCGATGATGTTCACGGGCGAACCGGTCTCCGACTACCGGGCCCTCGTGACGGTCCTCCCGGAGAAGGAGCCGGTGATCGACCGGCTCACCGAACTCCTGGCGACGGCTCCGCCGGACGAGGCCGCCTTCGCCGAGTTCGGGGCGCTGCTGCGGGACCTCACGGACGTGCCCTCCGGTGGCGGCCCGGAGGGCTTCTCCGAGGCCGCCGAGCCGGTGCCGGAGTTCCTCGTCGCCGACCCGGTGGACGTGTGCGCCGTCTTCACGGAGGCACTGGAGCCGGCCGGGCCCGGGCCCGGCGTCGCCGCGCCCGGAGCCGTCGGGCCGGACGACGTCGGACTCGGAGTCGTCGGGCCGGACGGGGTCGGGCCGGGGGTCGTCGGGCCGGACGGGGTCGGGCCCGGCGTCGTCGGGCCGGGCGGTTACGGGGAGGAGGGCTTCGGGGAGGGCCTCAAGCGGTACTGGAAGGGGGCCCGGGAGGTCCTGCGGCAGGCCACGTACTACGTCATGAAGAAGCGGTCGGGCCAGGTCGGCGAGTTCGGACTCGGTCCCCTGCTCGGCGAGGTCGCCAGGGCTGCGCCCCGCCTCCGCGTCCATCTCGTGGGCCACAGCATGGGCGCCCGGCTCGTCGCGTGCGCCCTGAAGGGGCTTCCGCCGGGGGCCCGGCCGGTCGCTTCCGTCACGCTGCTCCAGGGCGCCTTCTCGCACTACGCGTTCGCGGCCCAGCTGCCGCACGACACCCGGCGCTCCGGCGCCCTGCGGGACATGCAGCAGCGGGTCAGGGGGCCGGTGGTGGCCTGCTACTCGCGGCACGACACCGCGCTCGGGGTGATGTACCCGCTGGCGTCCCGGCTCGCGAACGACGACGCGGAGGCCGTCCCCGGCGCCCGGCTGCTCGGTCTGGACGACCCGCGCTGGGGCGCGATCGGGCACGACGGCGTACAGGCGGTGCCCGGGACGGTCGTACGGCCGCTGGCGGCGCTGCTGCGCGAGGGGGTGCCGGCCTCGGGATTCGTGAGCGTGGACGCCTCGGACGTGGTCAGCGGGCACAGCGACATCCGCCGACCCGAGCTGGCCCGGGTCGTGGTGTCGGCGGCCCGGGCGGGCCGGTAG
- a CDS encoding TetR/AcrR family transcriptional regulator: MARPRKPLLSRDRIVETAGALVDAEGLGALSTRRLAAELGVSGPSLYNHFRTKDEILDAVADAVSAKIDLSMFAADDDRDWLTALRDWAVSYRAALADHPHIVPVLAQGPGRRPAGLRVADAVFGAMVRAGWPPAQATSIGALMRYFVTGSALGSFARGFVDDETAYDPADYPHLGQAHRLAEHRQKVDEGAFDTGLRALLDGLRLQYEAQRLPHEAQPLPSGTPAPDSSAAGAADRPTM; the protein is encoded by the coding sequence ATGGCCCGACCGCGCAAGCCCCTGCTCAGCCGAGACCGCATCGTCGAGACGGCGGGCGCGCTCGTGGACGCGGAGGGGCTCGGCGCGCTGTCGACCCGGCGGCTCGCGGCCGAACTCGGGGTGAGCGGCCCCTCGCTCTACAACCACTTCCGCACCAAGGACGAGATCCTCGACGCCGTCGCCGACGCGGTGAGCGCGAAGATCGACCTGTCGATGTTCGCGGCGGACGACGACCGCGACTGGCTGACGGCGCTGCGCGACTGGGCGGTCTCCTACCGGGCCGCCCTCGCCGACCACCCCCACATCGTCCCGGTCCTCGCCCAGGGCCCCGGCCGCCGGCCGGCCGGTCTGCGCGTCGCGGACGCCGTCTTCGGCGCCATGGTCCGCGCCGGCTGGCCCCCCGCCCAGGCCACCTCCATCGGGGCCCTGATGCGGTACTTCGTCACCGGCTCCGCCCTCGGCTCGTTCGCGCGCGGCTTCGTCGACGACGAGACGGCCTACGACCCCGCCGACTACCCCCACCTCGGCCAGGCGCACCGCCTCGCCGAGCACCGGCAGAAGGTCGACGAGGGCGCCTTCGACACCGGACTGCGGGCGCTGCTCGACGGGCTGCGGCTCCAGTACGAGGCGCAGCGGCTCCCGCACGAGGCCCAGCCGCTCCCTTCCGGCACCCCGGCACCGGATTCCTCCGCGGCCGGGGCGGCCGACCGGCCGACCATGTGA
- a CDS encoding YiaA/YiaB family inner membrane protein yields MSDTPVKQQNTAAYYMQAVLSFGIALAAVAIGIYQLEASAWVRAFLAVAVLYLTTSAFTLAKVVRDRQEAGQIVSRVDQARLEKLLAEHDPFQKL; encoded by the coding sequence ATGAGCGACACACCGGTCAAGCAGCAGAACACCGCCGCCTACTACATGCAGGCCGTCCTCTCCTTCGGGATCGCCCTCGCGGCCGTGGCCATCGGGATCTACCAGCTGGAGGCCAGCGCCTGGGTCCGCGCCTTCCTCGCCGTCGCGGTCCTCTACCTCACGACCTCGGCCTTCACCCTCGCCAAGGTCGTCCGGGACCGCCAGGAGGCCGGGCAGATCGTCAGCCGGGTCGACCAGGCCCGCCTGGAGAAGCTGCTCGCCGAGCACGACCCCTTCCAGAAGCTCTGA
- a CDS encoding exo-beta-N-acetylmuramidase NamZ family protein — translation MGLSRRSLLAAGGALGAVAAAAPAASADGRPHHARVRTGFERLAADGYALLAGERVGVVTNPTGITRDAVHIVDVMHADERVDLVAVFGPEHGFRGTAQAGGSEGRYDDPATGLPVYDTYLKSGQPLADVFTASGVDTVVFDIQDVGARFYTYIWTLYDCMVAAALAGKRFVVLDRPNPVTGRAALGPVLDRAFATFVGREPIAQAHGMTVAELALLFNGEFLASPVALETVRMTGWRRTDFFDASGLPWVPPSPNMPTPETALVYSGTCLFEGTNLSEGRGTTRPFELLGAEGVDRRWAEAAAALGLPGVRFREAYFAPTFSKFQGKTVGGVQLHVHDRESFDPVRTGIGLLVTARSSWSGFAWRADNWIDKLTGSTRVRTLIDAGAGVDETVGAWQADLAAFRAVRKEYLLYR, via the coding sequence ATGGGTCTGTCGCGACGGAGTCTGCTGGCCGCCGGCGGCGCGCTCGGGGCGGTGGCCGCCGCCGCGCCCGCCGCCTCGGCGGACGGACGGCCGCACCACGCGCGCGTACGGACCGGTTTCGAGCGCCTCGCGGCGGACGGGTACGCCCTCCTCGCGGGCGAGCGCGTCGGCGTCGTCACCAACCCCACCGGCATCACCCGGGACGCCGTGCACATCGTGGACGTGATGCACGCGGACGAGCGGGTGGACCTGGTCGCCGTCTTCGGCCCCGAACACGGCTTCCGGGGCACCGCGCAGGCGGGCGGCTCCGAGGGGCGGTACGACGATCCCGCGACCGGACTGCCCGTCTACGACACCTATCTGAAGAGCGGGCAGCCGCTCGCGGACGTCTTCACCGCGTCCGGTGTGGACACGGTCGTCTTCGACATCCAGGACGTCGGCGCCCGCTTCTACACGTACATCTGGACGCTGTACGACTGCATGGTGGCCGCTGCCCTCGCCGGGAAGCGGTTCGTGGTCCTGGACCGGCCGAACCCGGTGACCGGCCGGGCGGCGCTCGGGCCCGTCCTGGACCGGGCGTTCGCCACGTTCGTCGGACGCGAACCGATCGCGCAGGCCCACGGCATGACGGTGGCCGAGCTGGCCCTGCTGTTCAACGGCGAGTTCCTGGCCTCACCGGTCGCCCTGGAGACCGTGCGGATGACGGGCTGGCGGCGGACCGACTTCTTCGACGCGAGCGGGCTGCCCTGGGTGCCGCCCAGCCCGAACATGCCGACGCCGGAGACCGCGCTCGTCTACTCCGGCACCTGCCTCTTCGAGGGGACGAACCTCTCCGAGGGCCGGGGCACCACCCGCCCCTTCGAACTCCTCGGCGCCGAGGGCGTCGACCGGCGCTGGGCGGAGGCGGCCGCCGCGCTCGGCCTGCCGGGCGTCAGGTTCCGCGAGGCGTACTTCGCGCCGACCTTCTCCAAGTTCCAGGGGAAGACCGTGGGCGGGGTGCAGCTGCACGTCCACGACCGGGAGTCCTTCGACCCGGTACGGACCGGGATCGGGCTCCTGGTCACCGCCCGGAGCTCGTGGTCCGGCTTCGCCTGGCGCGCGGACAACTGGATCGACAAGCTGACCGGCTCGACCCGGGTGCGGACCCTGATCGACGCGGGCGCGGGCGTGGACGAGACGGTGGGGGCGTGGCAGGCGGACCTCGCGGCGTTCCGGGCGGTACGGAAGGAGTACCTGCTCTACCGCTGA